From Streptomyces sp. NBC_01460, a single genomic window includes:
- a CDS encoding S1C family serine protease: MSTENEGNEGTAVPSVPSVPPVPAAAPEGTPQGGPPAPEAPPAVPADAPTAQVPAATYQEGAEPSAARHEQYPYAPPSPQQPPADSAAWPPPPPAVPSYADGGGPPAWGAPAPSGPEQPRKRRASGLVAAVAVAALVAGGVGGALGYWAADSNASSSSGSTTVAASNSPKDFKREAGTVAGVAASALPSVVTIDAKSGDGEGGTGTGFVYDKEGHILTNNHVVASAADSGQLTATFSNGKKYDAEVVGRAQGYDVAVLKLKNAPDGLTPLALGDSDKVAVGDSTIAIGAPFGLSNTVTTGIISAKDRPVASGDGSSNKNSYMSALQTDASINPGNSGGPLLDAGGAVIGINSAIQSTSGGGVGQSQAGSIGLGFAIPVNQAKNVAEQLIKTGQPVYPVIGATVTMEEKTGGAVISDEGAGGTPAVTPNGPAAEAGLKAGDVITKFNDTTVESGPTLIGEIWTHKPGDKVTLTYKRDGRTATAELTLGERKGDS; the protein is encoded by the coding sequence GTGAGCACCGAGAACGAGGGCAACGAGGGCACCGCGGTTCCGTCCGTACCGTCCGTACCTCCTGTGCCGGCTGCCGCTCCTGAGGGCACCCCGCAGGGGGGCCCGCCCGCGCCGGAGGCCCCGCCCGCCGTACCCGCGGACGCGCCGACGGCCCAGGTTCCTGCCGCGACGTACCAGGAGGGCGCCGAGCCGTCCGCCGCCAGGCACGAGCAGTACCCGTACGCGCCGCCGTCTCCGCAGCAGCCCCCGGCCGACTCGGCCGCCTGGCCGCCGCCCCCGCCCGCCGTCCCCTCGTACGCCGACGGCGGCGGCCCCCCGGCCTGGGGTGCCCCGGCGCCCTCCGGGCCCGAGCAGCCGCGCAAGCGGCGCGCGAGCGGACTGGTCGCCGCCGTGGCGGTGGCCGCCCTGGTCGCCGGCGGCGTCGGCGGAGCCCTCGGCTACTGGGCCGCGGACAGCAACGCCTCCAGCTCCTCCGGGTCGACCACCGTCGCCGCCTCCAACAGCCCCAAGGACTTCAAGCGCGAGGCGGGCACGGTCGCGGGCGTCGCGGCGAGCGCGCTGCCCAGCGTCGTCACGATCGACGCGAAGTCCGGCGACGGCGAGGGCGGCACGGGCACCGGCTTCGTGTACGACAAGGAGGGCCACATCCTCACGAACAACCACGTGGTGGCCTCCGCCGCGGACAGCGGCCAGCTGACCGCGACGTTCTCCAACGGCAAGAAGTACGACGCCGAGGTGGTCGGCCGGGCGCAGGGCTACGACGTGGCCGTGCTGAAGCTGAAGAACGCCCCGGACGGACTGACCCCGCTGGCCCTGGGCGACTCGGACAAGGTCGCGGTGGGCGATTCGACCATCGCGATCGGTGCGCCCTTCGGTCTCTCCAACACGGTCACCACGGGCATCATCAGCGCGAAGGACCGGCCGGTCGCCTCCGGCGACGGGTCCAGCAACAAGAACTCGTACATGAGCGCCCTGCAGACCGACGCCTCGATCAACCCGGGCAACTCGGGCGGCCCGCTCCTGGACGCGGGCGGCGCGGTCATCGGCATCAACTCCGCCATCCAGTCCACCAGCGGTGGCGGCGTAGGCCAGTCCCAGGCAGGCTCGATCGGCCTCGGATTCGCCATCCCCGTCAACCAGGCGAAGAACGTCGCCGAGCAGCTGATCAAGACGGGACAGCCCGTCTACCCGGTGATCGGCGCGACGGTGACGATGGAGGAGAAGACCGGCGGCGCCGTCATCTCGGACGAGGGCGCGGGCGGCACCCCCGCCGTCACACCGAACGGCCCAGCGGCCGAGGCCGGCCTGAAGGCCGGTGACGTGATCACCAAGTTCAACGACACGACGGTCGAGAGCGGACCGACGCTGATCGGCGAGATCTGGACCCACAAGCCGGGCGACAAGGTGACGCTCACCTACAAGCGCGACGGCAGGACGGCGACGGCCGAACTCACCCTGGGCGAGCGCAAGGGCGACAGCTGA
- a CDS encoding GNAT family N-acetyltransferase — MSDQVRLRDVEPVDLEEFFAQEHDPEAVRRSKFPPREREAFMTHWTTRVLGDPANFVQAITVDGELAGNVVAWWDEGRRFIGYWLGRRYWGRGIGTRALALFLEREEARPLHADPFVGNTGSVRLLEKHGFRRTETVRYGEHEHIMLVLDDNPA; from the coding sequence ATGAGTGATCAGGTGCGCTTGAGAGACGTCGAACCGGTCGATCTGGAGGAGTTCTTCGCGCAGGAGCACGATCCTGAGGCCGTGCGACGGTCGAAGTTCCCGCCCCGGGAACGGGAAGCCTTCATGACTCACTGGACGACAAGGGTTCTTGGGGATCCCGCCAACTTCGTGCAGGCCATCACCGTCGACGGGGAGCTGGCGGGCAACGTGGTGGCGTGGTGGGACGAGGGGCGGCGCTTCATCGGGTACTGGCTCGGCAGGCGGTACTGGGGCCGGGGGATCGGCACGCGGGCGCTGGCGCTGTTCCTGGAGCGGGAAGAGGCCCGTCCCCTGCACGCCGATCCCTTCGTCGGGAACACCGGCTCGGTGCGGCTGCTGGAGAAGCACGGCTTCCGGCGTACCGAGACGGTCCGGTACGGCGAGCACGAGCACATCATGCTGGTGCTCGACGACAACCCCGCCTGA
- a CDS encoding bifunctional DNA primase/polymerase — MATTDRQTATLALAHALSAAERGLPVFPLSATKLPALRSPHRDEDPPVHCRGACGLPGHGVHDATTDPIAVRALFAAAPRATGYGIACGRPPHRLIGIDLDIDTTHGNDSVAALQQLALQHLFTIPPTVTVLTPSGGRHLWLTGPSGVSVPNSAGRLAPGIDVRGAGGYLVGPGSVTVHGRYRLAPGTARLAPAPCPRALLRLLTPPPRPHHPTGRVSPARQGQGLVQFVRAAHEGQRNTRLFWAACRAYEHGFGDDLADALTDAAISTGLTEQEARAAIASAARLTTPRRSP; from the coding sequence ATGGCCACCACCGATCGGCAGACCGCCACCCTGGCCCTGGCCCACGCGCTCTCCGCCGCCGAGCGCGGGCTCCCCGTCTTCCCGCTGTCCGCCACCAAGCTCCCGGCCCTGCGCTCACCCCACCGCGACGAGGACCCGCCCGTGCACTGCCGGGGTGCCTGCGGGCTGCCCGGCCACGGGGTCCACGACGCCACGACCGACCCGATCGCCGTCCGCGCGCTCTTCGCCGCAGCGCCCAGGGCCACCGGCTACGGCATCGCCTGCGGGCGGCCGCCGCACCGCCTGATCGGCATCGACCTCGACATCGACACCACCCACGGCAACGACTCCGTCGCCGCCCTCCAGCAGCTGGCCCTCCAGCACCTGTTCACCATCCCGCCCACCGTCACGGTGCTCACGCCCAGCGGCGGACGCCACCTCTGGCTGACGGGCCCGTCCGGCGTCTCCGTGCCCAACTCGGCCGGCCGCCTCGCACCCGGAATCGACGTACGCGGCGCGGGCGGATACCTGGTCGGCCCCGGCTCGGTCACCGTCCACGGCCGGTACAGGCTCGCCCCCGGCACCGCCCGTCTCGCACCGGCCCCCTGCCCCCGAGCCCTCCTGCGCCTGCTCACGCCCCCGCCGCGCCCCCACCACCCCACCGGCCGGGTCTCTCCCGCCCGGCAGGGACAGGGACTGGTGCAGTTCGTCCGCGCGGCACACGAGGGCCAGCGCAACACCCGTCTGTTCTGGGCTGCCTGCCGCGCCTACGAGCACGGATTCGGCGACGACCTCGCGGACGCCCTCACCGACGCGGCGATCTCCACGGGCCTCACCGAACAGGAGGCCCGCGCCGCGATCGCCTCGGCCGCCCGCCTGACCACCCCGCGCCGCAGCCCCTGA
- a CDS encoding SigE family RNA polymerase sigma factor encodes MTTPVCTGASRAAAASAGHRRYPSFSSYVRARGPVLLRTARSLTANPSDAEDLLQTALTKTYVAWERIEDHRALDGYVRRALVNTRTSQWRKRKVDEFACEELPERESAPAPDPAERQSLHDAMWRAVLKLPDRQRAMVVLRYYEDLSETQTAEVMGVSVGTVKSAVSRALGKLREDPELGPVR; translated from the coding sequence ATGACCACGCCAGTCTGCACCGGAGCCTCCAGGGCGGCCGCTGCCTCCGCCGGACACCGCCGCTATCCGTCGTTCTCGTCGTACGTGCGGGCCCGGGGCCCCGTGCTGCTGCGCACCGCGCGTTCCCTCACCGCGAACCCGAGCGATGCCGAGGACCTGCTGCAGACCGCCCTCACCAAGACCTACGTCGCCTGGGAGCGGATCGAGGACCACCGGGCACTCGACGGGTATGTCCGCCGCGCCCTCGTGAACACCCGCACCTCGCAGTGGCGCAAGCGCAAGGTCGACGAGTTCGCCTGCGAGGAGCTCCCCGAGAGGGAGTCCGCGCCCGCGCCGGACCCGGCCGAGCGGCAGTCGCTGCACGACGCGATGTGGCGTGCCGTGCTCAAGCTCCCGGACCGTCAGCGGGCCATGGTCGTCCTGAGGTACTACGAGGACCTCAGTGAGACCCAGACGGCCGAGGTGATGGGGGTCTCCGTCGGTACGGTCAAGAGCGCCGTGTCCCGGGCCCTGGGCAAGCTCCGAGAGGATCCGGAGCTCGGCCCGGTCCGCTGA
- a CDS encoding long-chain fatty acid--CoA ligase, with protein sequence MLSTMQDVPLTVTRILTHGMTIHGKSQVTTWTGEPEPHRRSFAEIGRRASQLAHALRDELGIDGDQRVATLMWNNAEHVEAYLAIPSMGAVLHTLNLRLPAEQLVWIVNHADDKVVLVNGSLLPLLVPLLPHLPSVEHVVVSGPGDRAALDGVAPRVHEYEELIAGRPTSYDWPELDERQAAAMCYTSGTTGDPKGVVYSHRSIYLHSMQVNMAESMGLTDKDTTLVVVPQFHVNAWGLPHATFMTGVNMLMPDRFLQPAPLAEMIERERPSHAAAVPTIWQGLLAEVTAKPRDLSSMASVTIGGAACPPSLMEAYDKLGVRLCHAWGMTETSPLGTMSNPPAGLTDEQEWPYRITQGRFPAGVEARLTGPGGEHLPWDGESAGELEVRGPWIAGAYYGGADGEGLRPDDKFSEDGWLKTGDVGVISDEGYLTLTDRAKDVIKSGGEWISSVDLENAIMAHPDVAEAAVVAVPDEKWGERPLATVVLKEGATADYAALRTFLAQSVAKWQLPERWTIVPAVPKTSVGKFDKKVIRRQYADGELDITQL encoded by the coding sequence GTGCTGAGCACCATGCAGGACGTACCGCTGACTGTGACCCGCATCCTGACCCATGGGATGACCATCCACGGGAAGTCGCAGGTGACGACCTGGACCGGCGAGCCGGAGCCGCACCGGCGCAGCTTCGCCGAGATCGGCAGGCGCGCCTCACAACTGGCGCACGCCCTGCGCGACGAACTGGGCATCGACGGCGACCAGCGCGTCGCGACCCTCATGTGGAACAACGCCGAGCACGTCGAGGCGTATCTGGCGATCCCCTCGATGGGCGCCGTACTGCACACGCTCAACCTGCGGCTCCCCGCCGAGCAGCTGGTCTGGATCGTCAACCACGCCGACGACAAGGTCGTCCTCGTCAACGGTTCGCTGCTGCCGCTGCTCGTACCGCTGCTCCCCCACCTGCCCTCCGTCGAGCACGTGGTGGTGTCCGGGCCCGGGGACCGTGCGGCGCTCGACGGTGTCGCGCCCCGGGTGCACGAGTACGAGGAGCTGATCGCCGGCCGCCCCACCTCCTACGACTGGCCCGAGCTGGACGAGCGCCAGGCCGCCGCCATGTGCTACACCTCCGGGACCACGGGCGACCCCAAGGGCGTCGTCTACTCCCACCGCTCCATCTACCTGCACTCCATGCAGGTCAACATGGCCGAGTCGATGGGGCTGACCGACAAGGACACGACCCTCGTCGTGGTCCCCCAGTTCCATGTGAACGCCTGGGGGCTGCCGCACGCGACGTTCATGACCGGCGTCAACATGCTCATGCCCGACCGCTTCCTGCAGCCCGCCCCGCTCGCCGAGATGATCGAGCGGGAGCGGCCCTCCCACGCGGCGGCCGTCCCCACCATCTGGCAGGGACTGCTGGCCGAGGTCACCGCCAAGCCGCGCGACCTCTCCTCCATGGCGAGCGTCACCATCGGCGGCGCCGCCTGTCCGCCCTCCCTGATGGAGGCGTACGACAAGCTCGGTGTCCGTCTCTGTCACGCCTGGGGCATGACGGAGACGTCGCCGCTCGGCACCATGTCCAATCCGCCCGCCGGACTCACCGACGAGCAGGAGTGGCCGTACCGCATCACCCAGGGCCGGTTCCCGGCCGGTGTCGAGGCGCGTCTGACCGGACCCGGAGGCGAACACCTGCCGTGGGACGGGGAGTCCGCAGGTGAGCTGGAGGTCCGGGGCCCCTGGATCGCGGGTGCGTACTACGGCGGTGCGGACGGCGAGGGCCTGCGCCCCGACGACAAGTTCAGCGAGGACGGCTGGCTGAAGACCGGAGACGTCGGCGTGATCAGCGACGAGGGCTACCTCACGCTGACCGACCGGGCCAAGGACGTCATCAAGTCCGGCGGCGAGTGGATCTCCAGCGTGGACCTGGAGAACGCGATCATGGCGCACCCGGACGTGGCCGAGGCCGCGGTCGTCGCCGTCCCCGACGAGAAGTGGGGCGAGCGCCCCCTGGCGACCGTCGTCCTCAAGGAGGGCGCGACCGCGGACTACGCGGCGCTCAGGACCTTCCTCGCCCAGTCCGTCGCCAAGTGGCAGCTGCCCGAGAGGTGGACGATCGTCCCGGCGGTACCGAAGACGAGCGTGGGCAAGTTCGACAAGAAGGTGATCCGCAGGCAGTACGCCGACGGGGAGCTGGACATCACGCAGCTCTGA
- a CDS encoding PAS domain-containing protein, with amino-acid sequence MSSRPSRGAARLAAILDALPDGLLLVNCNGTVVNANTIALEMFETPGTALVGRGLLDLLPEFDSRLIPGSMRRPESADEQGRTKPTRMIARRTDGTDYPVEVTSASLDSGQAGYNDIHSSYTGDELLMLVVRDLSGTVDTEAELARSQRQTEMILRAASEGVVGTDTDGRVVLVNPAAAQILGFRASDLGGQELHPLILHSRAEGGDFPYEESPLADTLRSGRKHRVRGQVLWSKSGAQVPVDLTTAPVRDGDQLVGAVMTFTDRRPHEELTQQHAEEISGLTERHAAEIAELTESHRAEVAALAESREAEVAALTEQHAAESADRTERYASELEEQAERLAGLDARHTQLTAVLGESLRGPLEELRGELSALAADPAGQLWPEANQILHHLAAGYARMTTLVDNVLSYQRLDTGAEDLVKQPVLLDAVVTAGIDGAVELIGPGRAQFAVHAPPIEAEVDAGRLITALAHLVADVAGVDSTGKTRPVPGGGYVDSTVVVAAAQRGDVVRIEVRGPFAGGDPVHVPIVRGIVRAHGGVLQTHEMPGMSGSAYVLEVPLGTGSGAVAPEPLPVPEEAAVPESAPQPAQGGRRRARRGSTDAFLDGPVDGGAAGPETGDTAAAEPTGRRRARRESTDPQEQQQVQEMTPPQRSEGSGRRRGRPSPAETGAEAAADQPRQALALPAAAPAPSEGAVVTAAEGAQGGGGRPQRGQTVPPQGVPQNASGRQGQGSGGRPALPALASAEAPAQQVPPHQASSQQEQAQQPGGRRARRALAAAQERAAAAEPSGPRTAFALPPAAADRIPPIAPGSPVMAPPSLVAPASPAPQQAPAAPRSAPPGARPVPAADGPLPERHDAVRTAPEADHTPPQPHPVPSGRRRARPAEAPQEPQARPGHPVPGQPLPAVPPQPDWARSGDTGQVPTAPAPEGDMPSAGDGSWTGPGTTAHTTGDATPAGPAPAPEPAPVPAPEQHPADDDAPAPVPDARRRPLPAEAPMPESSDSTQGRAFSVRTLGQGVPFAQHLAHQQNQTLGGAGRRRKLAAPPEAERPAAPATAPVPPQPAPAPVPPQPGGTVQGSGSGRLMSSPASEGRAYAIGAPDEGAEGPEPLDGPGGAVEVANRPQPRPVDDELPPEPLDNPRRLLVWPAPDVSTQQALSDRGYRPVIVHSREEVDAQIAAFPAALFVDPLTGPITRTALQSLRQAAVAAEVPVLVTAGLGQATREAAYGADPAVLLKALAPRDSDQHPPRVLVIEEHEEIALALTETLERRGMQVARASGDSEAVDLATRMRPNLVVMDLMQVRRRRAGIIDWLRANGSLNHTPLVVYTSAGMEESDLPRLAAGETVLFLAERSTSDEVQSRIVDLLAKIGTN; translated from the coding sequence GTGAGCAGCAGGCCATCCCGAGGCGCTGCTCGCCTCGCAGCCATACTCGACGCCCTCCCGGACGGGCTCCTGCTCGTCAACTGCAACGGCACGGTCGTCAACGCCAACACCATCGCCCTCGAGATGTTCGAGACCCCGGGCACGGCGCTCGTCGGCCGCGGGCTGCTCGATCTGCTTCCGGAGTTCGACTCCAGGCTGATCCCGGGGTCGATGCGCAGGCCGGAATCTGCGGACGAGCAGGGCAGGACCAAGCCGACGCGGATGATCGCGCGCCGGACCGACGGCACCGACTACCCCGTCGAGGTCACCAGTGCCTCGCTGGACAGCGGCCAGGCCGGGTACAACGACATCCACTCCAGCTACACCGGCGACGAGCTGCTCATGCTCGTCGTGCGGGACCTCTCGGGCACCGTCGACACCGAGGCCGAGCTGGCCCGTTCGCAGCGCCAGACGGAGATGATCCTGCGCGCCGCCTCCGAGGGGGTCGTCGGCACCGACACGGACGGCCGCGTCGTCCTGGTCAATCCCGCGGCCGCCCAGATCCTCGGCTTCCGCGCCAGCGACCTCGGCGGCCAGGAGCTCCACCCGCTGATCCTGCACTCGCGGGCGGAGGGCGGGGACTTCCCGTACGAGGAGTCGCCGCTCGCCGACACCCTGAGGTCCGGGCGCAAGCACCGGGTGCGCGGGCAGGTCCTCTGGTCCAAGAGCGGTGCGCAGGTGCCGGTCGATCTGACCACCGCGCCGGTGCGGGACGGCGACCAGCTGGTCGGCGCCGTCATGACCTTCACCGACCGCAGGCCCCACGAGGAGCTGACGCAGCAGCACGCCGAGGAGATCTCCGGGCTGACCGAACGGCACGCGGCAGAGATCGCCGAGCTCACCGAGAGCCACCGTGCCGAGGTCGCGGCGCTCGCCGAGAGCCGTGAGGCCGAAGTCGCCGCGCTCACCGAACAGCACGCGGCCGAGTCGGCGGACCGGACCGAGCGGTACGCCTCCGAGCTGGAGGAGCAGGCGGAGCGCCTCGCGGGTCTCGACGCCCGGCACACCCAGCTGACCGCCGTACTGGGCGAGTCCCTGCGCGGGCCGCTGGAGGAGCTGCGGGGCGAGCTCTCGGCCCTCGCCGCCGACCCGGCCGGCCAGCTCTGGCCCGAGGCCAACCAGATCCTGCACCACCTCGCCGCTGGCTACGCGCGCATGACGACCCTCGTCGACAACGTACTGAGCTACCAGCGCCTGGACACCGGCGCCGAGGATCTCGTCAAGCAACCGGTGCTGCTCGACGCGGTCGTGACCGCGGGCATCGACGGAGCGGTCGAGCTGATCGGTCCGGGGCGGGCGCAGTTCGCGGTCCACGCACCACCGATCGAGGCCGAGGTCGACGCGGGCCGGCTGATCACGGCGCTCGCCCATCTCGTCGCGGACGTGGCCGGTGTCGACTCGACCGGCAAGACGCGCCCGGTGCCGGGCGGCGGCTACGTGGACTCCACGGTCGTCGTGGCCGCGGCGCAGCGCGGCGACGTCGTACGGATCGAGGTGCGCGGCCCGTTCGCCGGTGGCGACCCGGTGCACGTGCCGATCGTGCGCGGGATCGTGCGGGCCCACGGCGGCGTGCTCCAGACGCACGAGATGCCGGGGATGAGCGGCAGCGCGTACGTCCTGGAGGTGCCACTCGGAACGGGCTCCGGGGCCGTCGCGCCCGAGCCGCTCCCCGTGCCCGAGGAAGCCGCCGTACCGGAGTCCGCGCCCCAGCCCGCCCAGGGCGGCCGTCGCCGGGCGCGCAGGGGGTCGACGGACGCCTTCCTGGACGGTCCCGTCGACGGCGGGGCGGCCGGTCCGGAGACCGGTGACACCGCGGCCGCGGAGCCGACGGGGCGGCGCAGGGCACGCCGTGAGTCCACGGACCCGCAGGAGCAGCAGCAGGTACAGGAGATGACCCCGCCTCAGCGGAGCGAGGGTTCGGGCCGCAGGCGCGGCCGGCCCAGCCCCGCGGAGACGGGCGCGGAGGCCGCGGCGGACCAGCCCCGACAGGCTCTGGCGCTCCCCGCGGCAGCCCCGGCACCCTCGGAGGGCGCCGTCGTGACGGCGGCGGAGGGCGCGCAGGGAGGTGGCGGCCGCCCGCAGCGCGGCCAGACGGTGCCGCCCCAGGGGGTGCCGCAGAACGCTTCCGGGCGCCAGGGCCAGGGCAGCGGTGGCCGTCCCGCCCTGCCCGCCCTCGCATCGGCCGAGGCCCCCGCGCAGCAGGTTCCTCCGCACCAGGCGTCCTCGCAGCAGGAGCAGGCACAGCAGCCCGGAGGACGCCGGGCGCGGCGGGCTCTCGCCGCAGCGCAGGAACGCGCCGCAGCGGCCGAGCCCTCGGGCCCCCGGACCGCCTTCGCGCTGCCCCCGGCCGCGGCGGACCGGATCCCGCCGATCGCTCCGGGCTCACCCGTCATGGCACCGCCGTCCCTCGTCGCACCGGCCTCCCCCGCCCCGCAGCAGGCCCCGGCGGCACCCAGGTCGGCACCGCCCGGCGCGCGGCCGGTCCCGGCCGCGGACGGCCCGCTGCCCGAGCGCCACGACGCCGTACGCACCGCGCCGGAGGCGGACCACACCCCGCCGCAGCCTCATCCCGTGCCGTCCGGGCGCCGCAGGGCACGGCCGGCGGAGGCCCCGCAGGAGCCGCAGGCCCGGCCCGGCCATCCGGTTCCCGGACAGCCGCTGCCCGCCGTTCCGCCGCAGCCCGACTGGGCACGGAGCGGCGACACGGGGCAGGTTCCCACCGCTCCGGCGCCCGAGGGCGACATGCCCTCGGCCGGCGACGGGTCCTGGACGGGCCCCGGCACCACCGCCCACACCACGGGCGACGCCACCCCGGCCGGTCCCGCACCCGCGCCGGAGCCCGCGCCCGTGCCCGCCCCGGAACAGCATCCTGCCGACGACGACGCTCCGGCCCCCGTCCCGGACGCGCGGCGCCGGCCGCTGCCCGCGGAGGCGCCGATGCCGGAGTCGTCGGACTCGACCCAGGGCCGTGCCTTCAGCGTGCGGACCCTGGGGCAGGGCGTGCCGTTCGCACAGCACCTCGCGCACCAGCAGAACCAGACGCTCGGCGGTGCCGGACGGCGCCGCAAACTCGCCGCCCCTCCTGAGGCCGAGCGCCCGGCCGCGCCCGCCACGGCGCCCGTGCCGCCGCAGCCCGCCCCGGCCCCTGTTCCGCCGCAGCCCGGCGGCACCGTGCAGGGCTCCGGATCGGGCCGGCTGATGTCCTCGCCCGCTTCCGAGGGGCGCGCGTACGCGATAGGGGCCCCCGACGAGGGCGCCGAGGGCCCGGAGCCGCTGGACGGCCCCGGTGGCGCCGTCGAGGTGGCCAACCGCCCGCAGCCGCGGCCCGTCGACGACGAACTGCCCCCGGAGCCGCTGGACAACCCGCGCCGGCTGCTGGTCTGGCCCGCCCCGGACGTCTCCACGCAGCAGGCTCTCAGCGACCGCGGCTACCGGCCGGTGATCGTGCACTCCCGCGAGGAGGTCGACGCCCAGATCGCGGCGTTCCCCGCCGCGCTGTTCGTGGATCCGCTGACCGGGCCGATCACCCGTACGGCGCTGCAGTCGCTCCGTCAGGCGGCCGTGGCGGCGGAGGTCCCGGTGCTGGTGACGGCCGGTCTGGGACAGGCGACCAGGGAAGCGGCGTACGGCGCCGACCCGGCCGTGCTCCTCAAGGCGCTCGCCCCGCGCGACAGCGACCAGCATCCGCCGAGGGTCCTGGTGATCGAGGAGCACGAGGAGATCGCGCTGGCGCTGACGGAGACGCTGGAACGGCGCGGCATGCAGGTCGCGCGCGCGTCCGGCGACAGCGAGGCCGTCGACCTCGCGACCCGGATGCGGCCGAACCTGGTGGTGATGGACCTGATGCAGGTACGCCGCCGGCGCGCCGGGATCATCGACTGGCTCCGCGCGAACGGCTCGCTCAACCACACACCGCTGGTCGTCTACACCTCGGCCGGCATGGAGGAGTCGGATCTGCCCAGGCTCGCCGCCGGTGAGACGGTGCTCTTCCTCGCCGAGCGCTCGACGAGCGACGAGGTGCAGTCCCGGATCGTGGATCTGCTGGCGAAGATAGGGACGAACTGA
- a CDS encoding SSI family serine proteinase inhibitor, translating to MLRRLTLAAVASLAALSAAAPAATAVSPLVPLPPLPVLQGDWPLEQDTRTRLTVTVSESGNPSADGVFELECGPAGGSHPAAQRACDLLDEAAGSGDNPFVATDRNAMCTQQAGGPAAARVQGTWQGENVDARFSRANGCEISRWNNLVPVLPSAR from the coding sequence ATGCTGCGCCGTCTCACTCTCGCCGCTGTCGCGTCCCTCGCCGCGCTGTCCGCCGCGGCGCCCGCCGCCACCGCCGTGTCCCCTCTTGTACCGCTGCCCCCGCTCCCCGTGCTCCAGGGGGACTGGCCGCTGGAGCAGGACACGCGGACCCGCCTCACCGTGACGGTCTCGGAGTCCGGCAATCCGTCGGCCGACGGGGTCTTCGAGCTGGAGTGCGGTCCGGCGGGCGGCAGCCACCCCGCCGCCCAGCGGGCCTGCGATCTGCTGGACGAGGCCGCGGGGTCGGGGGACAACCCCTTCGTGGCGACCGACCGCAACGCCATGTGCACCCAGCAGGCCGGCGGCCCGGCCGCCGCGCGGGTCCAGGGCACCTGGCAGGGGGAGAACGTCGACGCGCGGTTCAGCCGGGCCAACGGCTGCGAGATCTCGCGCTGGAACAACCTCGTGCCGGTTCTCCCGTCCGCCAGGTAG
- a CDS encoding site-specific integrase, with protein MGSMTGKRGNGEGSIYPYKNGFAAYVWVTKPDGKRARKYAYGKTREEVHDKWLALHAEAKKGPVATRHRTLDAFLAYWLDSIVKPNLAPLSYVSYEGYVRLYITPHLGSKRLDKLTVRDVREWLTKLGTVCQCCAQGKDEKRAAARRKCCAVGDCCESYPSRRVIQASRDALRAALTHAVTEEEIGKNVASLVKVPKPRRRRIKPWSVAEAGQFLADAAARDDHLFAAWVLVLTLGLRRGEVLGLTWKSIDFEAGELYVDHQIQRAGRQILHRETKTEDSDDFLPLPSLCLKALRMHRAQQVGDRTAAGELWQDAHGLVFTTKYGTPIEPGNLTRMFALRARRAGLRVIPLRNTRHTCSSLLVALKVHPKIAQRILRHSQIAMTMEVYAEASEEEVRAAIGKLSDAMGGTG; from the coding sequence GTGGGCAGCATGACCGGCAAGCGCGGCAACGGAGAGGGCTCCATCTACCCGTACAAGAACGGCTTCGCGGCCTACGTCTGGGTGACCAAGCCGGACGGGAAGCGCGCAAGGAAGTACGCGTACGGCAAGACCCGCGAAGAGGTCCACGACAAGTGGCTGGCCCTCCACGCGGAAGCGAAGAAGGGGCCAGTGGCCACCCGGCACCGCACCCTCGACGCCTTCCTGGCGTACTGGCTCGACTCGATCGTGAAGCCCAACCTCGCCCCGCTGTCCTACGTCTCGTACGAGGGGTACGTCAGGCTCTACATCACCCCTCACCTCGGCTCCAAGCGGCTCGACAAGCTCACCGTCCGGGATGTGCGCGAGTGGCTGACCAAGCTGGGCACCGTCTGTCAGTGCTGCGCCCAGGGGAAGGACGAGAAGAGGGCGGCTGCTCGACGGAAGTGCTGCGCGGTCGGAGACTGCTGCGAGTCGTACCCGTCCCGCCGGGTGATCCAGGCATCCCGCGACGCTCTGCGGGCTGCCCTGACGCATGCGGTCACAGAGGAGGAGATCGGTAAGAACGTCGCCTCGCTCGTGAAGGTGCCGAAGCCTCGTCGACGCCGGATCAAGCCGTGGTCTGTTGCTGAGGCCGGCCAGTTCCTCGCGGACGCTGCCGCTCGCGATGACCACCTCTTCGCAGCCTGGGTTCTTGTGCTGACGCTCGGCCTGAGACGCGGGGAGGTTCTGGGGCTTACGTGGAAGTCCATCGACTTCGAGGCCGGCGAACTGTACGTGGACCACCAGATCCAGCGGGCTGGCAGGCAGATCCTCCACCGCGAGACCAAGACCGAAGACTCTGACGACTTCCTGCCCCTGCCGTCCCTCTGCCTGAAAGCCCTACGGATGCACCGGGCTCAGCAGGTCGGCGACCGGACGGCCGCGGGCGAACTCTGGCAGGACGCGCACGGCCTGGTGTTCACCACCAAGTACGGCACTCCGATCGAGCCGGGGAACCTCACCCGGATGTTCGCACTTCGGGCCCGCCGCGCCGGCCTCCGGGTCATCCCGCTGCGGAACACGCGGCACACATGCAGTTCGCTCCTGGTCGCGCTCAAAGTGCACCCGAAGATCGCTCAGCGAATCCTTCGGCACTCACAGATCGCCATGACGATGGAGGTCTACGCCGAGGCCAGCGAGGAAGAGGTACGCGCCGCGATCGGCAAGCTGTCCGACGCGATGGGCGGTACCGGCTGA